From the Ctenopharyngodon idella isolate HZGC_01 chromosome 3, HZGC01, whole genome shotgun sequence genome, one window contains:
- the LOC127508299 gene encoding tripartite motif-containing protein 16-like isoform X2, with amino-acid sequence MAEARFSQDEFMCPVCLDLLKDPVTIPCGHSYCKSCITGCWDQEDEKKVYSCPQCRQTFSPRPALGKNTILAEVVEKLKKTELPADCYPGAGDVQCDVCTGRKYKAVKSCLVCQESFCQTHFDRHEEYHSRKPHKMIDATGRLQDMICRKHDKELEMFCITDQQCICVWCKESEHKNHNTVSTAAQRTEKQKQLKETQVKIRQRIQQRQKDLQQLREAVESHKTAVEDSERIFTELIRSIERSRSEVTQLIRDQEKAAASRAEGRLERLEQEINDLRRRDAELEQLSHTHDHIHFLQSFQSLSAPPESTDKPYDPFSSFSSFDGMGESVRQLREKLEDFCKEEIKKISDRVTFTNMNPRTRNDFLQYSHQLILDLKTANKHLRLSERNRVITYTDTVQPYPDHPDRFDRWRQVLCRESVCGRCYWEIEWSGNNVGISVSYKSISRKGGGFECLFGFNDQSWSLFCSSSRYSFIHNNIKTVLPVKSISSRIGVYVDHSAGTLSFYSVSDTMSLIHTVQTTFTQTLYPGFRVCSSGSSVKLC; translated from the exons ATGGCAGAAGCCAGATTTTCTCAGGATGAGTTCATGTGTCCTGTGTGTCTGGATCTCCTGAAGGATCCAGTGACCATtccctgtggacacagttactgtaagaGCTGTATTACAGGCTGCTGGGATCAGGAGGATGAGAAGAAAGTCTACAGCTGccctcagtgcagacagaccttcagTCCAAGACCTGCTTTAGGTAAAAACACCATTCTGGCTGAAGTggtggagaaactgaagaagacTGAACTTCCTGCTGACTGTTACCCTGGAGCCGGAGACGTGCAGTGTGACGTCTGTACTGGAAGAAAATACAAAGCCGTCAAGTCCTGTCTGGTGTGTCAGGAGTCTTtctgtcaaactcattttgacCGTCATGAGGAATATCACTCTCGTAAACCACACAAAATGATCGATGCCACTGGACGACTGCAGGACATGATCTGCCGTAAACATGATAAAGAGCTAGAAATGTTCTGTATCACTGATCAACAATGCATCTGTGTGTGGTGTAAGGAGTCTGAACATAAAAACCACAACACTGTATCAACTGCAGCacagaggacagagaaacag AAACAGCTGAAGGAGACGCAGGTGAAGATCCGTCAGAGAATCCAGCAGAGACAGAaagatcttcagcagctgagagaggctgtggagtctcataag acagcagtggaggacagtgagaggatctttactgagctcatccgctccattgagagaagCCGCTCTGAGGTCACAcagctgatcagagatcaggaaaagGCTGCAGCGAGTCGAGCTGAAGGACGACTGGAgcgactggagcaggagatcaatgatctgaggaggagagacgctgagctggagcagctttcacacacacatgatcACATCCATTTCCTGCAG agtttccagtctctctcaGCACCTCCTGAATCTACAGACAAACCCTACGATCCCTTCAGTTCTTTCTCCTCTTTTGATGGCATGGGAGAATCTGTCCGTCAGCTGAGAGAAAAACTGGAggatttctgcaaagaggagaTCAAGAAGATCTCTGACAGAG TCACATTCACCAACATGAATCCCAGGACCAGGAACGACTTCCTCCAGT attcccatcagcTCATTCTGGATCTGAAAACAGCGAATAAACACCTCCGtctgtctgagaggaacagagtGATTACTTACACTGACACAGTCCagccgtatcctgatcatccagacagatttgatcgGTGGCgtcaggtgttgtgtagagagagtgtgtgtggacgctgttactgggagattgagtggagtggGAATAATGTGggtatatcagtgtcatataagagcatcagcaggaagggagggggttttgagtgtttgtttggatttaatgatcagtcctggagtttgtTCTGCTCTTCCTCCAGATACTCATTCATACACAATAACATAAAGACTGTTCTCCCTGTAAAGTCCATCAGCTctagaataggagtgtatgtggatcacagtgcaggaactctgtccttctacagcgtctctgacacaatgagcctcatccacacagtccagaccacattcactcagacgctctatcctgggtttagGGTTTGTTCCTCTGgatcatcagtgaaactgtgttga
- the LOC127508299 gene encoding tripartite motif-containing protein 16-like isoform X1, which yields MAEARFSQDEFMCPVCLDLLKDPVTIPCGHSYCKSCITGCWDQEDEKKVYSCPQCRQTFSPRPALGKNTILAEVVEKLKKTELPADCYPGAGDVQCDVCTGRKYKAVKSCLVCQESFCQTHFDRHEEYHSRKPHKMIDATGRLQDMICRKHDKELEMFCITDQQCICVWCKESEHKNHNTVSTAAQRTEKQKQLKETQVKIRQRIQQRQKDLQQLREAVESHKRSAQTAVEDSERIFTELIRSIERSRSEVTQLIRDQEKAAASRAEGRLERLEQEINDLRRRDAELEQLSHTHDHIHFLQSFQSLSAPPESTDKPYDPFSSFSSFDGMGESVRQLREKLEDFCKEEIKKISDRVTFTNMNPRTRNDFLQYSHQLILDLKTANKHLRLSERNRVITYTDTVQPYPDHPDRFDRWRQVLCRESVCGRCYWEIEWSGNNVGISVSYKSISRKGGGFECLFGFNDQSWSLFCSSSRYSFIHNNIKTVLPVKSISSRIGVYVDHSAGTLSFYSVSDTMSLIHTVQTTFTQTLYPGFRVCSSGSSVKLC from the exons ATGGCAGAAGCCAGATTTTCTCAGGATGAGTTCATGTGTCCTGTGTGTCTGGATCTCCTGAAGGATCCAGTGACCATtccctgtggacacagttactgtaagaGCTGTATTACAGGCTGCTGGGATCAGGAGGATGAGAAGAAAGTCTACAGCTGccctcagtgcagacagaccttcagTCCAAGACCTGCTTTAGGTAAAAACACCATTCTGGCTGAAGTggtggagaaactgaagaagacTGAACTTCCTGCTGACTGTTACCCTGGAGCCGGAGACGTGCAGTGTGACGTCTGTACTGGAAGAAAATACAAAGCCGTCAAGTCCTGTCTGGTGTGTCAGGAGTCTTtctgtcaaactcattttgacCGTCATGAGGAATATCACTCTCGTAAACCACACAAAATGATCGATGCCACTGGACGACTGCAGGACATGATCTGCCGTAAACATGATAAAGAGCTAGAAATGTTCTGTATCACTGATCAACAATGCATCTGTGTGTGGTGTAAGGAGTCTGAACATAAAAACCACAACACTGTATCAACTGCAGCacagaggacagagaaacag AAACAGCTGAAGGAGACGCAGGTGAAGATCCGTCAGAGAATCCAGCAGAGACAGAaagatcttcagcagctgagagaggctgtggagtctcataag cgctctgcacagacagcagtggaggacagtgagaggatctttactgagctcatccgctccattgagagaagCCGCTCTGAGGTCACAcagctgatcagagatcaggaaaagGCTGCAGCGAGTCGAGCTGAAGGACGACTGGAgcgactggagcaggagatcaatgatctgaggaggagagacgctgagctggagcagctttcacacacacatgatcACATCCATTTCCTGCAG agtttccagtctctctcaGCACCTCCTGAATCTACAGACAAACCCTACGATCCCTTCAGTTCTTTCTCCTCTTTTGATGGCATGGGAGAATCTGTCCGTCAGCTGAGAGAAAAACTGGAggatttctgcaaagaggagaTCAAGAAGATCTCTGACAGAG TCACATTCACCAACATGAATCCCAGGACCAGGAACGACTTCCTCCAGT attcccatcagcTCATTCTGGATCTGAAAACAGCGAATAAACACCTCCGtctgtctgagaggaacagagtGATTACTTACACTGACACAGTCCagccgtatcctgatcatccagacagatttgatcgGTGGCgtcaggtgttgtgtagagagagtgtgtgtggacgctgttactgggagattgagtggagtggGAATAATGTGggtatatcagtgtcatataagagcatcagcaggaagggagggggttttgagtgtttgtttggatttaatgatcagtcctggagtttgtTCTGCTCTTCCTCCAGATACTCATTCATACACAATAACATAAAGACTGTTCTCCCTGTAAAGTCCATCAGCTctagaataggagtgtatgtggatcacagtgcaggaactctgtccttctacagcgtctctgacacaatgagcctcatccacacagtccagaccacattcactcagacgctctatcctgggtttagGGTTTGTTCCTCTGgatcatcagtgaaactgtgttga